In Acidianus brierleyi, one genomic interval encodes:
- a CDS encoding signal peptidase I, translated as MKKSDIILIILILVIYLLYFSNVISSASVEGVSMYPVFQNGSLTFYASPHNITIGNIIIYKSPAIDAYVIHRVVYVDNYNEVKHYITQGVDRISNPVPDSKIGLEPPQGIPSNYVLGKVDEFHGIIFSIPYLGYISILINSII; from the coding sequence ATGAAGAAGAGTGACATAATATTAATAATACTTATTCTTGTAATATATTTATTGTATTTTTCTAATGTTATAAGTTCGGCAAGCGTTGAAGGAGTTTCTATGTATCCAGTCTTTCAGAATGGTTCACTTACTTTTTATGCATCTCCACATAATATTACTATTGGAAATATAATAATATATAAATCTCCAGCTATAGATGCTTACGTTATTCATAGAGTTGTGTATGTAGATAATTATAACGAAGTAAAACATTATATAACACAAGGTGTTGATAGAATATCTAATCCAGTCCCTGACAGTAAGATAGGATTAGAACCACCACAAGGTATTCCGTCTAATTATGTACTAGGTAAGGTAGACGAATTTCATGGAATCATATTTTCAATACCTTATTTAGGATATATATCAATTTTAATAAATTCTATTATTTAA
- the cdvB gene encoding cell division protein CdvB: protein MLKKLFLSYFNSDKKKKEQLGRLLTEISIKLKDQQTRLDESIRRLKERDKDLFDKVVRAQIDGDIARATIYAQEISDIRKMIKIIYTAYLAIEKVRLKLDTVQELQGVSLVLFPIVKILGELKDQIRGISPEVAIALDSITSSVNSIAIETGMINDKGIMPASVDEQAKKIMEEAQKNAEVKMKELLPDLPHPPSEVPSKAEIKRKLNEKEILNYISTTGGFLDIDFISKTYGVEKQEVFTLLKQMANKGLISLEG, encoded by the coding sequence ATGCTAAAAAAGTTATTCCTTTCTTACTTTAATTCTGACAAGAAAAAAAAGGAACAATTAGGTAGACTTCTAACTGAAATATCAATAAAATTAAAAGATCAGCAAACAAGATTAGATGAATCTATAAGGAGATTAAAAGAAAGAGATAAGGATCTTTTCGATAAAGTAGTTAGAGCACAAATAGATGGAGATATAGCTAGAGCTACTATTTATGCACAAGAAATTTCGGATATAAGAAAAATGATTAAAATAATATATACTGCATATCTAGCTATTGAAAAGGTTAGATTAAAACTTGATACTGTTCAAGAATTACAAGGAGTATCTTTGGTGTTGTTCCCAATTGTAAAAATACTAGGAGAATTAAAAGATCAAATAAGAGGAATATCCCCTGAAGTCGCAATTGCCTTAGATTCTATAACGAGTAGCGTAAATAGCATTGCAATAGAGACAGGAATGATAAATGATAAAGGTATAATGCCAGCTTCGGTTGACGAGCAGGCTAAAAAAATTATGGAGGAAGCACAGAAGAATGCAGAAGTAAAGATGAAAGAACTGTTACCAGATTTACCTCATCCTCCTTCAGAAGTTCCATCAAAAGCAGAAATTAAGAGAAAACTAAATGAAAAGGAAATACTAAACTACATCTCAACTACAGGAGGTTTCCTTGATATAGACTTCATATCAAAAACATATGGCGTAGAAAAACAAGAAGTCTTTAC
- the cdvA gene encoding cell division protein CdvA, translating to MVVSSEILMKFIGQKIKDPYNRDFGYLVHVYTEIDGTVTGIEINQGSTFTTIDPSRVKLDNDSLIILPDWKAAAIRTLTLMEKIRKRQRALDELYSKQEIPKSTYDDMKRKLDSEMLKIKDEYIKIKNSLKNRLNEVEDQLTQIDKAMIAVKMSYISAELSESAYKGSAEILRLAKDSYTLEKDDIRKTLEKLDLLDKEGIDIKTPGQVIGSQDQGTKNDQNKSEIPVPIPVKVINTL from the coding sequence ATGGTAGTATCATCTGAAATTTTAATGAAATTTATAGGACAAAAAATCAAAGATCCGTACAATAGGGACTTTGGATACTTAGTTCATGTTTATACAGAAATAGATGGAACAGTAACAGGTATAGAAATAAATCAAGGAAGCACATTTACTACTATAGACCCTTCTAGGGTTAAGCTCGACAACGATAGTTTAATAATTTTACCAGATTGGAAAGCTGCTGCAATAAGAACATTAACTTTAATGGAAAAAATTAGAAAAAGACAAAGAGCATTAGACGAGTTATATTCTAAGCAAGAAATTCCAAAATCTACATACGATGATATGAAAAGGAAATTAGATAGTGAAATGCTGAAAATAAAGGATGAATATATAAAAATAAAAAACTCGCTAAAAAATAGATTAAATGAAGTTGAAGATCAACTAACACAAATAGATAAAGCAATGATAGCAGTTAAAATGAGTTATATATCTGCTGAACTATCAGAATCAGCATATAAAGGTTCAGCAGAGATACTTAGATTAGCTAAAGATAGTTACACATTAGAGAAAGACGATATTAGAAAAACATTAGAAAAATTAGATCTGCTAGATAAAGAAGGTATTGATATAAAAACCCCCGGGCAAGTAATAGGCTCACAAGATCAGGGTACTAAGAACGACCAGAACAAATCGGAAATACCGGTTCCAATACCAGTAAAGGTAATAAATACTTTATGA
- the eno gene encoding phosphopyruvate hydratase: MSDIFEIKKVEGLEIIDSRGNFTVRSFVTTKGGVRDFGDAPAGASKGEREAVELRDKDGGVRSAVRSINYYINYALAKLDVRDQDKIDRLMIELDGTDNKSRLGANSMISTSIAVAKTAAKAMGIEIFNYIGGFRSHKIPIPLLNILNGGMHAGNELKIQEFLIIPVGFSTFSDAIKASTSIYRTLKNLISEKFGKIYTSLGDEGGVSPPLSKTEEALDLVYTAIKNSGYDNEILLGMDAASSDFYNSKLNVYEIDGTKKTPDEMIDFYKELCERYPILYLEDPFDENDFERFSRLQSKLSKVIITGDDLYTTNIKYLKKGIEMKSTTGVIVKLNQIGTVTETLDFFDLARENSIKTVISHRSGETEDNFIADLAVGLNSDFIKTGAPARGERTSKYNRLLEIEKEYEFKYNKI, encoded by the coding sequence ATGTCGGATATTTTTGAGATAAAAAAGGTAGAAGGATTAGAAATAATAGATTCAAGAGGAAACTTTACCGTAAGATCTTTTGTAACTACAAAAGGCGGAGTAAGAGATTTCGGTGATGCACCAGCAGGAGCCTCTAAAGGAGAACGAGAAGCAGTAGAACTCAGAGATAAAGATGGAGGAGTTAGAAGCGCTGTGCGTTCAATTAACTATTATATAAATTATGCCTTAGCTAAGCTTGATGTAAGAGATCAGGATAAGATAGACAGGCTTATGATAGAATTGGATGGCACAGATAATAAGTCAAGATTAGGAGCAAACTCAATGATATCTACATCAATAGCAGTAGCTAAAACTGCAGCAAAGGCAATGGGAATTGAGATTTTTAATTACATAGGAGGATTTCGATCGCATAAAATTCCGATTCCATTACTTAATATACTTAATGGAGGAATGCATGCAGGCAACGAACTTAAGATACAAGAGTTTCTCATAATACCTGTAGGTTTTAGTACCTTCAGTGATGCAATAAAAGCTTCGACAAGCATATATAGAACGTTAAAAAATTTAATATCAGAAAAATTCGGGAAAATATACACTTCGTTAGGAGATGAAGGAGGAGTGTCTCCTCCATTATCTAAAACCGAAGAAGCCTTAGATCTTGTTTATACTGCAATAAAAAATTCTGGATATGACAATGAAATTTTATTAGGAATGGACGCGGCGTCTTCCGATTTCTATAATTCTAAACTGAACGTATATGAAATTGACGGTACAAAAAAAACTCCGGATGAAATGATAGATTTCTATAAGGAACTATGTGAAAGATATCCTATTCTTTATTTAGAAGATCCTTTTGATGAAAATGATTTTGAGAGATTTTCCAGATTACAGAGTAAACTCTCAAAAGTTATAATAACTGGAGATGATTTATATACTACTAACATTAAATATCTTAAAAAAGGTATTGAAATGAAATCTACTACTGGAGTTATAGTCAAATTAAATCAAATAGGTACAGTTACAGAAACTTTAGATTTCTTTGACCTAGCTAGGGAAAACTCAATTAAAACAGTAATAAGTCATAGAAGTGGAGAGACTGAAGATAATTTCATAGCAGACCTAGCTGTAGGCTTAAATAGCGATTTTATAAAAACAGGGGCTCCAGCAAGAGGCGAAAGAACTAGCAAATATAATAGATTATTGGAAATTGAGAAAGAATATGAATTCAAATATAATAAAATTTAA
- the gcvPB gene encoding aminomethyl-transferring glycine dehydrogenase subunit GcvPB — protein MWKQASWDEPIIFDFKGKQRQGIIIPEDDEIKNEIQVEIPEKIRRNSELEFPQMSELEVVRHYTRLSQMSFGVDIGMMPLGSCTMKYNPKIEEKTQELVENVHPLQDISTMQGVLELLYEMQKWIAEATGMDNCSFQVPAGASGELAGVLMTKKFHENKNQNRTEMLVADTAHGTNPASAAMAGYKVIYVKTNEKGLVDLDILKEIVNENTAGFMLTNPNTLGLFEENIMEISKIIHNDNGVLYYDGANLNGILGVARPGDMGFDIVHVNLHKTFAVPHGGGGPGAGAICAKGELAEYLPYPIIENIDGKFEFVKPKKSIGKMSTFYGNVANIARAYSYILGMGAEGISMVGKMSTLATNYLITKLKGVKGMELPFSGIYRKHEVVFSVKQLMNDTGITAFDVAKALLDRGFYAPTIYFPPIVEEALMIEATETEPKETLDEFADALKNILETAYANPKDILESPHNTSVRRLDQVKANYPSTITPTYLVKKLRNQNKINLLK, from the coding sequence ATGTGGAAGCAAGCAAGTTGGGATGAGCCTATAATATTCGATTTTAAAGGAAAACAAAGACAAGGTATAATAATACCAGAGGATGATGAAATAAAAAATGAAATACAAGTCGAAATACCAGAAAAAATTAGGCGAAATTCAGAATTAGAGTTCCCTCAAATGTCCGAACTAGAGGTTGTTAGACACTATACTAGGTTATCTCAAATGAGTTTTGGTGTAGATATAGGCATGATGCCACTAGGTTCGTGTACTATGAAATATAATCCAAAAATAGAAGAAAAAACACAAGAACTTGTAGAAAATGTTCATCCATTACAAGATATAAGTACCATGCAAGGGGTATTGGAATTATTATATGAAATGCAAAAGTGGATAGCTGAAGCAACAGGAATGGATAACTGTAGTTTCCAAGTTCCTGCAGGTGCGTCTGGAGAGCTAGCAGGAGTTTTGATGACTAAAAAATTTCATGAAAATAAAAATCAAAATAGAACAGAAATGCTTGTAGCAGATACAGCTCATGGAACAAATCCAGCTAGTGCAGCAATGGCTGGATATAAGGTAATTTATGTAAAAACTAATGAGAAAGGTCTTGTAGATTTAGATATACTTAAAGAAATTGTAAACGAGAATACAGCCGGCTTTATGCTAACTAATCCCAATACTCTCGGATTATTTGAAGAGAACATTATGGAAATCTCTAAAATAATTCACAATGATAACGGAGTATTATATTACGATGGAGCTAATCTTAATGGAATACTTGGAGTAGCAAGACCTGGAGATATGGGCTTTGATATAGTTCACGTAAATTTACACAAAACATTTGCAGTGCCCCACGGAGGAGGAGGACCTGGGGCTGGTGCAATATGTGCTAAAGGGGAGCTAGCAGAATACTTGCCATATCCAATAATTGAAAATATAGATGGTAAATTTGAGTTCGTAAAACCTAAGAAGTCTATAGGGAAAATGTCTACTTTCTACGGAAATGTAGCTAATATAGCAAGAGCATATTCGTATATACTAGGAATGGGAGCAGAAGGAATATCTATGGTAGGTAAAATGAGTACATTAGCTACCAATTATTTGATAACCAAGTTAAAAGGAGTAAAAGGAATGGAATTACCTTTTTCTGGAATATATAGAAAACATGAAGTAGTATTCAGTGTAAAGCAATTAATGAATGATACAGGAATTACAGCTTTTGATGTAGCGAAGGCTCTTCTAGATAGAGGATTTTATGCACCTACAATATATTTTCCTCCAATAGTGGAAGAAGCATTAATGATAGAAGCAACAGAAACAGAACCTAAAGAAACTTTAGACGAATTTGCGGACGCGTTAAAAAATATTCTAGAAACAGCATATGCTAATCCTAAAGATATTTTGGAATCTCCTCATAATACTTCAGTTAGGAGGTTAGATCAAGTAAAAGCTAATTATCCATCTACTATAACACCAACATACCTAGTGAAAAAACTTAGAAACCAAAACAAAATAAATTTACTTAAATAA
- the gcvPA gene encoding aminomethyl-transferring glycine dehydrogenase subunit GcvPA — protein MEMHPWLPNLKYIDEMLTTIGAKNIDDLFNDVPKEILLNRPLNIGYQKPLSEYEISSRIEELERKNKQLIFPPFLGGGFCPHYIPQAVKMILSRSEFYTSYTPYQPEANQGLLQALFEYQSYMAELLQMEVVNSSLYDWGGALAEAILMSNRINGKRRIIIPKNMNPLHRDVAETWTRGKGIEFVDVNYNSEGKIDINDLENKISNEVSAIYFQQPNYFGIFETEIESIVELAKRKGIITIMGVNPLSLALIKPPGEYGVDIAIGDAQEIGIPLNAGGPSLGIFATRWDSKLVRQMPGRIVGLTEDSSGKRGFTLILQTREQFARREKATSNITTNEALLGIAVSVYLSLLGKYGIKKLADEVYYRSHYAAKRLQDRGLGKRRFTGDFFEEFLFDFPIDYNKINSYLLSKNIQGGLQMDAKSALFCFTELHSKQMIDFLVEQIEEVIKNVEASKLG, from the coding sequence ATGGAAATGCATCCTTGGTTACCAAATCTAAAATACATTGATGAAATGCTAACTACAATAGGAGCAAAAAATATAGACGATTTATTTAATGATGTACCTAAGGAAATCCTATTAAATAGACCGTTAAATATAGGTTATCAGAAACCACTATCAGAGTATGAAATAAGCTCTAGAATAGAAGAATTAGAAAGAAAAAATAAGCAACTAATATTCCCTCCTTTTCTAGGAGGAGGATTTTGCCCTCATTATATTCCACAAGCTGTTAAAATGATACTTTCTAGATCAGAATTTTATACCTCGTATACTCCTTATCAGCCTGAAGCTAATCAAGGCTTGTTACAAGCTCTTTTCGAATACCAAAGTTATATGGCAGAATTACTACAAATGGAAGTAGTAAATTCGTCTCTTTATGATTGGGGAGGAGCACTTGCTGAAGCAATTTTAATGTCCAACAGAATTAATGGAAAAAGAAGAATAATAATACCAAAGAATATGAACCCATTACATAGGGATGTAGCAGAGACCTGGACAAGAGGGAAAGGAATAGAGTTTGTAGATGTTAACTATAATTCTGAAGGAAAAATAGACATTAACGATCTCGAAAATAAAATTTCAAACGAAGTTTCTGCGATTTATTTTCAGCAACCTAACTATTTTGGTATTTTTGAAACAGAAATTGAGAGTATAGTAGAATTAGCAAAAAGGAAGGGTATAATAACTATAATGGGCGTTAATCCTTTATCTTTAGCCTTAATAAAACCTCCAGGAGAATACGGAGTAGATATAGCTATAGGAGACGCACAAGAGATTGGCATTCCTCTAAATGCAGGAGGCCCTTCTCTAGGAATTTTCGCAACCAGATGGGATAGTAAGTTAGTAAGGCAAATGCCTGGAAGGATTGTAGGACTAACAGAAGACTCGTCAGGTAAACGTGGATTCACACTTATCTTACAGACTAGAGAACAATTCGCTAGGAGAGAAAAAGCAACTTCTAATATAACAACTAATGAGGCATTATTAGGTATAGCTGTTTCAGTATATTTGTCACTCTTAGGAAAATATGGAATAAAGAAACTTGCTGACGAAGTCTATTATAGAAGTCATTATGCAGCAAAGAGATTACAAGATAGAGGCTTAGGCAAAAGACGCTTTACTGGAGATTTCTTTGAGGAATTCCTATTCGACTTTCCTATAGATTACAACAAAATTAACTCCTATTTACTTTCAAAGAATATACAAGGAGGATTACAAATGGATGCAAAATCAGCCTTATTTTGCTTTACCGAATTGCATTCAAAACAAATGATAGATTTTTTAGTAGAACAAATAGAGGAAGTAATAAAAAATGTGGAAGCAAGCAAGTTGGGATGA
- a CDS encoding chromatin protein Cren7 produces MPKKQKESNVCPNCGTVVDKPTKTWNLISPLPDSYGRITITVMGSYTCPKCGHKWRAVVSKIKAGDSSVEVEGKKGVKKFGGEEKKEQKRDQGDIIELDLSDLDEEE; encoded by the coding sequence ATGCCAAAGAAGCAAAAAGAGTCAAACGTGTGCCCTAATTGTGGGACAGTTGTTGATAAGCCTACAAAGACATGGAATTTAATATCTCCTTTGCCTGATTCCTACGGAAGAATAACAATAACTGTAATGGGTTCGTATACATGCCCTAAATGTGGGCATAAATGGAGGGCAGTAGTGTCTAAGATTAAAGCAGGAGACTCTTCTGTAGAGGTTGAAGGTAAAAAAGGAGTTAAAAAATTTGGCGGAGAAGAGAAAAAGGAACAGAAACGTGATCAGGGGGATATTATAGAGTTAGATCTTAGTGATTTAGATGAAGAAGAGTGA